A window of the Ignavibacteriales bacterium genome harbors these coding sequences:
- a CDS encoding TonB-dependent receptor yields the protein MGTLYSRTIALMIVLLLIGVSIVNAQVTTASINGIITDKSEQPLVGATVRAIHGPSGTQYGTISREDGHFNLPGLRVGGPYIIKVTFVGYAPQEKKGIKLELGQSLQVNFILIEEAVEAPAVIITGEQRIILSDGHTGAVSNVSRLNIDNLPSITRTFTDFLKLSPYFVGNNAQGQNNRYNNIQIDGVNFNDLFGLGSSGTPGLSSVSPISLEAIQEFQIAISPYDVRQNGFVGAGVNAITRSGSNDISGAAFLYGRNQSFVGKSPNALKTSYADFNELQTGFRLGGPILKDKLFYFVSAEYTQRNAPIDRTIGAPSKATNVYTTSPDSINLFTSTLKTRYGYDPGSFTNSPYPRRAGKFLVRLDYNIDDQNKLTVRDNFLTGYDNFAPSYSTGSYLYATNSMYQMNNTTNSLVAQLTSIFSNNISNEFIFGYTAVRDHRTYPGSDLPFIVIKNVGDATGGQTNLVAGAEQYSRKNQLDQDIIELTDNFTYYLGNHTLTIGTHNEIFSFRNLYIANSAGYYQFNNLADFVNGNRAYEYQLSYALNGDPSLAAKFKAVQYGFYAQDEWTIIPKLKVAAGVRFDIPTLPDKPTYNYKFDSTFAGQYSTSNVPSGQVLFSPRIGVNYDVFGDRTTQVRAGTGIFSGRVPYVWLSNQYSNTGAEFARLDLYNSTSFVADPLNQPRGNAVQTTEVDVTSKDFKLPQVWRTTVGVDQKLPFDFVGTVEGVWSYNTNEINYQDINLKRTGVYSSDGRPLYGTYNATTKKWAYSRVNATNFTNIILLSNTGLGYSTNLTVQLQRSNTPDGIDANIAYTYGVSKDINSGTSSQAASQFKYNPAKDPNAAVESYSLFDRTHRVMVAASYRYEWSPGYSTTFGLDYSGISGQPYTWLVFGDMNGDGQTSNDLLYIPKDENDIILVSSAGAVLPTTDAAYTRLFNFINNDDYLNSHKGQMSKRNEAHTRWSGQIDLHIGQEIPIIPGHKIEIMFDILNVMNMINSDWGWVVIVPNQTTTNMLNFNSYNASGQPQYTLGSLADPTSALDPQSRWQLQIGVRYSF from the coding sequence ATGGGAACATTGTATTCCAGAACTATTGCGCTTATGATTGTATTGTTACTCATTGGCGTGTCGATAGTGAATGCACAAGTGACAACTGCTTCGATTAATGGTATTATTACTGATAAATCAGAACAGCCGTTGGTTGGGGCAACGGTACGAGCAATTCACGGACCATCGGGGACACAATACGGAACAATCTCGCGTGAAGACGGACATTTCAATTTGCCAGGATTACGGGTCGGTGGACCTTATATCATTAAGGTTACTTTTGTCGGATATGCACCCCAAGAAAAGAAAGGCATTAAACTTGAACTCGGTCAAAGCTTGCAGGTGAATTTTATTCTCATAGAAGAAGCAGTAGAAGCACCGGCAGTTATCATAACCGGTGAACAGCGAATTATTCTCAGTGATGGCCACACAGGAGCAGTCTCGAATGTTTCGCGTTTGAATATCGATAATCTTCCTTCCATTACAAGAACCTTTACAGATTTTCTAAAATTGTCACCGTACTTTGTCGGCAACAATGCGCAGGGACAAAACAACCGATATAACAATATTCAGATTGACGGTGTGAATTTTAACGATTTATTCGGACTTGGTTCTTCTGGAACACCAGGTCTTTCCAGCGTTTCTCCAATCAGTTTGGAAGCAATTCAAGAATTTCAGATTGCCATCTCGCCGTATGATGTTCGCCAGAATGGATTTGTCGGTGCTGGTGTCAATGCCATTACGCGAAGTGGCAGCAACGATATATCCGGGGCAGCGTTCCTCTATGGACGTAACCAAAGCTTTGTTGGCAAAAGTCCAAACGCTTTGAAAACATCCTATGCCGATTTTAACGAGCTCCAAACGGGTTTCCGCTTGGGCGGTCCTATTCTAAAAGATAAACTGTTTTATTTTGTCAGTGCTGAATACACACAACGCAACGCACCAATCGATAGAACTATTGGCGCTCCCAGCAAAGCGACCAATGTCTACACAACATCTCCAGATAGCATCAATTTATTTACGAGCACTTTAAAAACGAGATATGGTTACGATCCAGGTTCATTCACCAATTCACCATACCCTCGAAGAGCTGGAAAATTCCTTGTTCGACTCGATTATAACATTGATGATCAAAATAAACTTACAGTACGCGATAATTTCTTGACAGGGTATGACAATTTTGCACCCTCCTATTCAACCGGTAGTTATCTCTATGCCACAAATAGTATGTATCAAATGAACAATACAACGAATTCGTTGGTGGCACAGTTGACCAGCATTTTCAGTAATAATATTTCGAACGAATTTATTTTCGGTTATACTGCAGTGCGTGATCATCGTACCTATCCTGGTTCAGACCTTCCTTTTATTGTCATCAAAAATGTGGGAGATGCTACCGGCGGACAAACGAATTTGGTTGCCGGGGCCGAACAGTACAGCCGCAAGAACCAACTCGATCAGGATATCATCGAGTTGACCGATAACTTTACCTATTACTTGGGGAACCACACGCTCACGATTGGCACTCACAATGAAATCTTTTCTTTTAGAAATTTATATATTGCCAACTCCGCTGGATATTATCAATTTAACAACCTTGCCGATTTCGTCAATGGCAACCGTGCTTATGAATATCAACTGAGTTATGCATTGAATGGAGATCCCAGCCTTGCAGCCAAATTCAAAGCGGTTCAATACGGTTTCTATGCACAAGATGAATGGACTATTATCCCAAAGTTGAAGGTTGCTGCCGGTGTTCGCTTCGATATTCCAACGTTGCCTGATAAACCGACATACAATTACAAATTTGATTCGACATTTGCTGGACAATATTCAACCAGCAATGTACCAAGTGGACAAGTATTATTCTCTCCGCGTATAGGTGTTAATTATGATGTCTTTGGAGATCGAACAACACAGGTGCGTGCAGGAACAGGAATCTTCAGCGGCCGTGTTCCTTACGTTTGGCTGTCCAATCAATATTCAAACACGGGCGCAGAATTCGCGCGGTTAGATCTTTACAACTCTACTTCTTTTGTTGCAGATCCATTAAATCAACCGCGAGGAAACGCAGTGCAAACAACAGAAGTGGATGTTACGAGTAAAGATTTTAAATTGCCGCAAGTATGGCGTACCACTGTTGGCGTTGATCAAAAATTACCATTTGACTTTGTCGGAACTGTGGAAGGTGTTTGGTCTTACAACACCAATGAAATCAACTATCAGGATATTAATTTAAAGCGTACAGGTGTATATTCATCTGATGGACGTCCGTTATATGGCACGTACAATGCGACAACAAAAAAATGGGCCTATTCAAGGGTTAATGCGACAAACTTTACAAACATCATTTTGTTGTCAAATACTGGTTTGGGGTATTCAACCAACCTGACGGTACAATTGCAGCGTTCCAACACACCTGATGGCATCGATGCCAATATCGCTTATACCTATGGTGTTTCAAAAGATATTAATAGCGGCACATCTTCACAAGCAGCATCACAATTTAAATACAATCCAGCTAAAGATCCTAATGCAGCAGTGGAGAGTTATTCCCTATTTGACCGCACACATCGTGTTATGGTTGCTGCGTCGTACAGGTACGAATGGTCACCGGGGTATTCAACCACATTCGGTTTGGATTACAGCGGAATTTCCGGACAGCCCTATACATGGCTTGTATTCGGCGATATGAACGGTGATGGTCAAACATCGAATGATCTCCTCTATATCCCCAAAGATGAAAACGATATCATTTTGGTGAGTTCAGCAGGAGCTGTTCTCCCGACAACAGATGCGGCGTATACCAGGCTCTTCAACTTCATCAATAATGATGATTACCTGAACAGTCATAAAGGACAGATGTCCAAACGAAACGAAGCTCATACCCGTTGGTCAGGACAGATTGATCTTCATATCGGACAAGAGATTCCTATTATTCCAGGGCATAAAATTGAAATCATGTTCGATATTCTAAACGTCATGAATATGATCAACAGTGATTGGGGTTGGGTAGTAATCGTTCCTAACCAAACGACAACCAATATGTTGAACTTTAATTCCTACAATGCTTCCGGGCAACCTCAGTATACACTCGGTAGTTTAGCTGATCCGACATCGGCACTGGATCCGCAATCCCGCTGGCAGTTACAGATTGGCGTAAGGTATTCGTTCTAA
- a CDS encoding LysM peptidoglycan-binding domain-containing protein, whose product MQRFVIVVISLLILSCSSEQATRTHTDIPFQSSVAQTTPPTGKDLKLSSLEAHNGSKPHLSKPKSHSVDSVGTAADTAYTNGNAASDTSGEDMELILQQLEQARQHYLLALASQESGDSVSCGIEFEAAIQILNELSDYSSIDSSKEYMDLSKSLIEDYEKYITQIDSLGPNASVYALREKLNQVVEQGDITGLKIPHIEIKGTQVPLPLNEYVERATAFFMGRGRHYMERWLYLSGKYFPMMKRVFKEEGTPEELTILSMPESGLRPDARSWARAVGLWQFMKGTGSLYGLRVNWWIDERMDFEKSTRAAARHLKDLYSELGDWNLVLGAYNAGAGRIFRAMRRSGSTDFWDMRKNLPRQTRNYIPQYVAVARIVLNPQKHGFIDVQKADSLAFDVVEINDCIDLRILAKCALTTVDTLQELNPELLRWCTPPGVSGYRLRIPYGRKDTFLVSYSQIPAEQKKDWAIHTVKRGETVSSIARKYGLATSFLYDVNNIHTSRRLRVGTVLAIPIPRDVADSKVPFNYSPEVRGMNFGSVKSYAAKNEVSKTKLRHAKREVERPKGKKKLVYHVKRGDTIGHIAEWYRVRASDIRNWNDIAYGSYIHAGQAIAIWVTETKAKLLTKVDGMEFSEKQSLIKGDFTEAARSEEGNTRTKSSSTEWIQHTVKSGETLEKIARTYEVSISDLKQWNNLRSSRIVAGQSLEIYDKPEERVKIIASSPKSHPLPSVKTSSTGIFSPTHKVKKGESIYTIAKMYGVDIQTLKKQNGLRKNKILVGQILKIPPKTNS is encoded by the coding sequence ATGCAGCGGTTTGTTATTGTTGTAATATCATTGCTCATTCTCAGTTGTTCCTCAGAACAAGCAACTCGTACTCATACTGATATTCCGTTTCAATCTTCTGTCGCTCAAACAACACCACCAACAGGTAAAGACCTCAAGCTTTCTTCGTTAGAAGCACACAATGGAAGCAAGCCGCATCTAAGTAAGCCGAAATCTCACAGTGTGGATTCAGTGGGCACTGCTGCTGACACAGCCTATACAAATGGCAATGCTGCTTCCGACACTTCAGGCGAAGATATGGAACTCATCCTCCAGCAGCTGGAGCAAGCCCGCCAGCATTATTTACTTGCGCTTGCTTCACAAGAATCAGGTGATTCGGTGAGCTGCGGGATTGAATTTGAAGCCGCGATTCAGATTCTTAACGAATTAAGTGATTATTCCAGCATCGACAGTTCTAAAGAATATATGGATTTGAGCAAGAGCCTTATAGAGGATTATGAAAAGTACATTACTCAAATCGATAGTCTTGGTCCAAATGCCTCCGTGTATGCACTTCGAGAAAAATTGAATCAAGTAGTGGAACAAGGCGACATTACGGGATTGAAAATTCCACATATTGAAATTAAAGGAACACAGGTTCCCTTGCCGCTCAATGAATATGTTGAGCGTGCCACTGCATTTTTTATGGGCAGAGGCAGACATTATATGGAACGCTGGCTTTATCTCTCCGGCAAGTATTTTCCGATGATGAAGCGCGTTTTCAAAGAGGAAGGAACGCCTGAAGAATTAACAATTCTTTCGATGCCAGAGAGCGGTTTGCGCCCCGATGCAAGATCGTGGGCACGTGCCGTTGGATTGTGGCAGTTTATGAAAGGCACCGGTTCGCTGTACGGGTTGCGTGTGAACTGGTGGATTGATGAAAGGATGGACTTTGAAAAGTCGACGCGGGCCGCTGCGCGGCATTTGAAGGACCTGTATTCTGAATTGGGTGATTGGAATTTGGTGCTGGGTGCGTACAATGCCGGTGCCGGCAGAATCTTCCGCGCTATGCGACGCAGCGGATCAACAGATTTTTGGGACATGAGAAAAAACTTACCACGCCAGACTCGAAACTATATTCCACAATATGTAGCAGTCGCAAGAATTGTTTTGAATCCGCAAAAGCATGGTTTCATCGATGTGCAAAAAGCGGATTCACTTGCGTTTGATGTTGTGGAGATTAATGACTGTATCGATTTACGCATACTTGCAAAATGCGCTTTGACAACTGTGGACACGCTGCAGGAACTCAATCCAGAACTCCTTCGCTGGTGCACACCACCCGGCGTGAGCGGATATCGACTCCGGATTCCATACGGACGGAAAGATACGTTTCTCGTGAGTTATTCTCAAATTCCCGCTGAACAAAAAAAGGATTGGGCCATTCATACCGTCAAGCGCGGTGAGACAGTCTCTTCTATTGCTCGCAAATACGGTTTGGCAACCTCATTTTTATATGACGTCAATAATATTCATACGAGCCGGCGCTTGCGTGTTGGCACAGTACTCGCAATTCCTATTCCGCGGGATGTCGCAGACAGTAAAGTTCCATTTAATTATTCGCCTGAGGTACGAGGGATGAACTTTGGTTCGGTGAAATCCTATGCTGCGAAAAATGAAGTCAGTAAAACAAAGTTGCGGCATGCGAAGCGAGAAGTGGAACGGCCGAAAGGAAAAAAGAAACTTGTGTACCATGTCAAGCGGGGCGACACGATTGGGCATATCGCTGAATGGTATCGTGTGCGTGCAAGCGATATCCGCAATTGGAATGACATTGCATACGGCAGCTATATTCATGCGGGTCAAGCGATTGCCATTTGGGTAACAGAAACAAAGGCAAAACTTTTAACAAAAGTTGACGGAATGGAATTTTCAGAGAAGCAGTCTCTGATAAAAGGTGATTTTACAGAAGCTGCGCGATCAGAAGAAGGAAATACAAGAACGAAATCTTCATCAACAGAATGGATTCAACACACAGTTAAATCCGGCGAGACATTAGAGAAGATTGCACGAACGTATGAAGTCAGCATCAGCGATTTGAAACAGTGGAATAACCTTCGTTCTTCTCGAATTGTTGCCGGGCAATCGCTGGAGATTTATGATAAGCCTGAAGAGCGCGTCAAGATTATTGCTTCATCGCCAAAAAGCCATCCTTTACCTTCAGTTAAAACATCAAGCACGGGAATTTTCTCACCAACCCATAAAGTAAAAAAAGGCGAATCGATCTATACGATTGCCAAGATGTATGGCGTAGATATCCAAACACTGAAGAAACAAAACGGCCTGCGCAAGAATAAAATTCTCGTTGGGCAAATCCTGAAAATACCTCCAAAAACAAATTCCTGA
- the holA gene encoding DNA polymerase III subunit delta — protein sequence MLKSKKEKFPNYDDFLEATKDKKYAPMYLFIGEEDFLSGECVDRVISDLLTADTKAFNLDVAYGSKADASQVMAHASSFPMMSDRRVVVIKEFDKLLIGDSVKELVSAYIARPLESTCLLLLAEKPDFRTKPFSDMKKKGAVFSFNPLYDNQVPAWIAARCKSMGREIDIEACRLMQAYIGNSLRAIQNELDKLFTYLGERKRVTPEDVTDVVGVSRGFTVFDLQNAIGKKNMGEAMRIVKRMIETGEAPQLSIIMLTRYFHLVWKVQDMIRHGASEPEVIAATRISPYYFKDYAEAARRFSSLQIENSFRVLLEADVQLKSTSPDPYHLMEMLVYSLIHDSKSIESVSV from the coding sequence ATGTTGAAATCCAAAAAAGAAAAATTTCCAAATTACGACGACTTCCTTGAAGCGACAAAAGACAAGAAATATGCGCCTATGTATCTGTTTATTGGCGAGGAAGATTTCCTAAGCGGGGAATGCGTGGATCGTGTCATTAGCGATTTATTGACGGCGGACACGAAAGCATTCAATCTCGATGTCGCGTACGGAAGCAAAGCGGATGCGAGCCAAGTCATGGCACATGCATCATCGTTTCCCATGATGAGCGACCGGCGTGTCGTTGTGATAAAAGAATTCGACAAATTGCTTATCGGTGATTCCGTGAAAGAACTTGTATCTGCGTATATTGCACGTCCATTGGAATCAACCTGCCTTCTCTTGTTAGCGGAGAAGCCTGATTTTCGCACGAAGCCGTTCAGCGATATGAAAAAAAAAGGTGCAGTATTTTCATTCAATCCGCTTTATGATAATCAAGTACCGGCATGGATTGCCGCCCGCTGCAAAAGCATGGGGAGGGAAATTGATATTGAAGCATGTCGATTGATGCAGGCATACATCGGAAATTCACTTCGGGCAATCCAAAACGAATTAGACAAACTCTTCACCTACCTCGGAGAACGGAAGCGCGTAACACCGGAAGATGTTACGGATGTTGTAGGCGTCTCACGCGGATTCACGGTGTTCGATTTGCAGAATGCAATTGGTAAGAAAAATATGGGCGAAGCGATGCGCATTGTAAAGCGTATGATCGAAACAGGCGAAGCGCCACAGCTCTCTATTATCATGCTCACGAGATATTTTCATCTCGTCTGGAAAGTACAGGATATGATCAGACACGGTGCATCGGAACCGGAAGTGATTGCTGCAACAAGAATTTCTCCGTACTACTTCAAAGATTACGCAGAGGCAGCAAGGCGTTTTTCGTCTTTGCAGATTGAAAATTCATTTCGTGTTCTTCTTGAAGCGGATGTGCAATTAAAAAGCACATCACCCGATCCGTACCATCTTATGGAAATGTTGGTGTATTCGCTGATCCATGATAGTAAGTCAATCGAATCAGTTTCAGTGTGA
- a CDS encoding peptidylprolyl isomerase: MRITKLAFGFTIIFGLTQSINCQSDTTKGKTVDISIETTKGNIELELFESDAPKTVANFAGLAEQGYFNGIIFHRISKGFVIQGGDSTGTGRGGKSIYGKEFEDELNPATPSFKEGYKRGTVAMANRGPNTNTSQFFIILNDAPWLPKNYTIFGKVTKGMDVVDSIAAVEIIPQMGETDGKPKVDIVMKKVTVKKEAGK; this comes from the coding sequence ATGCGCATAACGAAACTTGCATTCGGTTTTACAATTATCTTTGGACTTACTCAGTCCATTAACTGTCAATCTGATACAACAAAAGGAAAAACCGTGGACATTTCAATTGAAACAACCAAAGGCAACATTGAACTGGAATTGTTTGAATCCGACGCCCCGAAGACTGTTGCCAACTTCGCCGGACTGGCCGAACAAGGGTACTTCAATGGTATCATCTTCCATCGCATCTCCAAAGGGTTCGTTATCCAAGGCGGCGACTCTACAGGAACAGGAAGAGGCGGGAAAAGTATATATGGAAAAGAATTTGAGGACGAACTCAATCCTGCGACGCCATCGTTTAAAGAAGGGTACAAACGCGGCACTGTTGCGATGGCAAATCGCGGGCCGAACACGAACACGAGTCAGTTCTTTATTATTTTAAATGATGCACCATGGCTGCCCAAAAATTATACGATCTTCGGAAAAGTAACAAAGGGAATGGACGTGGTGGATTCGATTGCGGCGGTTGAGATCATCCCGCAAATGGGAGAAACCGATGGCAAACCAAAAGTTGATATCGTCATGAAGAAGGTTACGGTGAAGAAAGAAGCGGGGAAATAA
- a CDS encoding undecaprenyl-diphosphate phosphatase, which produces MSVINAVLLAILQGFTEFLPVSSSGHLVLVQELLNLHDPQMIIFDVFVHFGTLISVVFVFWKDLLEILRSFVKALSAVKLKKDYEKTEHFLLGVAIIIGSIPAGIIGLLYRHQIEAAFTDPKLVAMNLVITGLILFLTRLSKPIQGKKVGLVAAFIIGIAQAVAILPGISRSGSTMSTALYLKISPMLAARFSFLLSVPVIAGAALLEGHKLFKYGNTLGTMPLVVGTMVSAIAGYFAIKVLLKIMEKGKFSWFSVYCLAIGILGILFI; this is translated from the coding sequence TTGAGTGTCATTAATGCAGTTCTTTTAGCGATTCTTCAGGGATTTACAGAGTTCTTGCCTGTAAGCAGTTCCGGCCATTTAGTGCTCGTGCAGGAATTGCTTAATCTTCATGATCCGCAAATGATTATTTTTGATGTCTTTGTGCATTTCGGCACGCTCATAAGTGTTGTGTTTGTATTTTGGAAAGATCTTCTTGAAATTCTGCGGTCGTTCGTTAAAGCATTGTCAGCAGTGAAGCTAAAAAAGGATTACGAGAAGACAGAACATTTTCTGCTTGGTGTTGCGATTATTATCGGTTCGATTCCGGCGGGAATTATTGGGCTCCTCTACCGTCATCAGATTGAAGCGGCATTTACTGATCCAAAACTTGTAGCGATGAATCTCGTTATTACCGGGCTCATATTATTCTTGACCCGGCTCAGTAAACCTATCCAGGGTAAAAAGGTAGGGCTGGTAGCAGCGTTTATCATTGGAATTGCGCAAGCGGTGGCAATATTGCCGGGAATTTCTCGTTCCGGCTCTACGATGAGCACTGCGCTTTATTTGAAAATTTCACCAATGCTGGCGGCGCGATTTTCATTTCTTCTTTCTGTTCCTGTGATTGCCGGCGCGGCATTATTGGAAGGGCACAAGCTTTTTAAGTATGGCAACACTCTTGGTACAATGCCATTAGTAGTAGGCACAATGGTGTCGGCAATTGCAGGGTACTTTGCCATTAAAGTGCTGTTGAAAATTATGGAGAAGGGAAAGTTCAGCTGGTTCTCGGTTTATTGCCTGGCAATAGGCATTCTTGGCATTCTCTTTATATAA
- a CDS encoding lysylphosphatidylglycerol synthase transmembrane domain-containing protein: MSAQSRSILRYSISFLLAFGFLYLAFRGVKLSELWESLKGANYWWVALLIPLNILMNWVRAERWAHLLAPIKSPISKRSLFSGVMIGYAINNVLPRVGEIVRPYIIGNREGISRSSVFGTIVVERILDFMSFYFIVCIVLFLYPHSLDPFVNQPDTVRPLFLLGSIAGLIFFVLLFFKAEALFRFLAKVFRFLPDKQKEKIEKILDKFYTGFAVAKLRDKFGVILFQSFLIWGLNALIMFVPFFAFAPLVKSGMDFGASVVLLVISSIAWILPAPGAMGTYHSFLKVAMMKLYGIDETTSLSYAIVTHEVGYLVVMVIGAYYYFRDHLQISDLTSASSKEE, from the coding sequence ATGTCTGCTCAATCACGAAGTATTCTACGATATTCAATAAGTTTCCTTTTAGCTTTCGGTTTTCTTTACCTCGCTTTTCGCGGTGTAAAGCTTTCTGAATTGTGGGAGTCATTAAAAGGCGCTAATTACTGGTGGGTAGCGCTGCTTATTCCTCTTAACATTCTTATGAATTGGGTTCGGGCAGAGCGCTGGGCGCACTTGCTGGCTCCCATCAAGTCCCCCATCTCAAAACGTAGTCTTTTCTCAGGTGTGATGATTGGATATGCCATCAATAATGTCTTGCCGCGTGTTGGCGAGATTGTTCGTCCCTACATTATCGGAAATCGGGAAGGTATTTCCAGAAGTTCGGTGTTCGGGACAATTGTCGTGGAACGTATTTTGGATTTTATGAGTTTCTACTTCATTGTATGTATTGTTCTTTTTCTCTATCCTCACTCGCTCGATCCATTCGTGAATCAACCAGATACAGTTCGTCCGTTGTTCCTTCTCGGTTCCATTGCGGGTCTTATCTTTTTTGTCCTTCTCTTCTTCAAAGCAGAAGCATTATTTCGATTTCTCGCAAAAGTGTTCCGCTTTCTTCCTGACAAGCAAAAAGAAAAAATAGAAAAAATATTAGATAAATTTTATACCGGATTTGCTGTAGCGAAATTGCGCGACAAGTTTGGTGTGATTTTATTTCAGAGCTTTTTAATCTGGGGATTGAATGCGTTAATAATGTTTGTGCCGTTTTTTGCATTTGCCCCATTAGTGAAATCAGGGATGGATTTTGGTGCATCTGTCGTGCTCTTAGTCATTTCATCTATTGCATGGATTTTACCGGCGCCCGGTGCGATGGGAACATACCATTCATTTTTAAAAGTCGCGATGATGAAGCTGTACGGCATTGATGAGACAACATCGTTAAGTTACGCGATTGTCACACATGAAGTTGGGTATCTCGTTGTTATGGTTATAGGCGCGTATTATTATTTTCGCGACCATCTTCAGATATCTGACTTGACCAGCGCTTCATCAAAAGAAGAATGA
- the lolA gene encoding outer membrane lipoprotein chaperone LolA produces the protein MKIVYAAALVIFFVMETAAQEKEWTVKQVTEQLHHRYEMIDDALVQFEQHVKFGFSNIEQNFSGKLKMKKPKHYRIESEHQTIVTDGTTVWAYSTANNQVIVDKYKENSNSISPEQFMLNLPANYYASLLGYEKQTMGNVVLLKLVPKDDRSFVKSVKLSIEENSWMVRKIVILDINETETTYTVKDIKLNTNIKDKTFTFETPEGAEVVDLR, from the coding sequence ATGAAAATAGTATATGCGGCAGCGTTGGTAATTTTCTTTGTCATGGAAACCGCCGCGCAGGAAAAAGAATGGACAGTCAAGCAGGTGACCGAGCAGTTGCATCACCGGTACGAAATGATTGATGATGCACTCGTGCAATTCGAACAGCATGTCAAATTCGGATTTTCAAACATTGAGCAGAATTTCAGCGGCAAGCTGAAAATGAAAAAACCAAAACACTACCGCATCGAGTCGGAACATCAAACGATAGTGACGGATGGCACAACGGTATGGGCGTACTCTACGGCAAATAATCAGGTCATTGTCGATAAATACAAAGAGAATTCCAATTCAATTTCTCCAGAACAATTCATGCTCAATCTTCCTGCAAATTATTATGCTTCCTTGCTTGGATACGAAAAACAAACAATGGGAAACGTCGTTCTTCTCAAGCTTGTGCCGAAAGATGACCGCTCATTTGTGAAATCGGTAAAACTCTCTATTGAAGAAAATAGCTGGATGGTACGAAAAATAGTAATCCTTGATATCAACGAAACAGAAACAACATATACAGTGAAAGACATCAAACTCAATACAAATATCAAAGATAAAACTTTCACGTTCGAGACGCCGGAAGGTGCAGAAGTCGTGGACCTTCGTTAA